In Necator americanus strain Aroian chromosome IV, whole genome shotgun sequence, the following proteins share a genomic window:
- a CDS encoding hypothetical protein (NECATOR_CHRIV.G13949.T1) codes for MLAGRKRRLLTEVLKEDLRTRGAADGLLETYLLADYGMATDEWISVRALVEDRTGKALIPIMRTNAGQRRV; via the coding sequence ATGCTCGCTGGTCGTAAAAGAAGGCTCTTGACGGAGGTGttgaaggaagatctgagaACACGTGGTGCTGCAGACGGTTTACTCGAGACGTATCTTCTTGCGGATTATGGAATGGCGACGGATGAATGGATTTCTGTGCGAGCTCTAgttgaagatcgaacaggaaaGGCTCTGATTCCTATAATGAGGACAAACGCAGGGCAAAGGCGTGTGTAG